A window of Ornithorhynchus anatinus isolate Pmale09 unplaced genomic scaffold, mOrnAna1.pri.v4 scaffold_178_arrow_ctg1, whole genome shotgun sequence contains these coding sequences:
- the ORNANAV1R3205 gene encoding LOW QUALITY PROTEIN: vomeronasal 1 receptor ornAnaV1R3205 (The sequence of the model RefSeq protein was modified relative to this genomic sequence to represent the inferred CDS: inserted 3 bases in 3 codons; deleted 1 base in 1 codon), producing MDIRDISFGTVLLLQTSTGVSVNVFLLLFHTHXISFSHKIGSSDLIYTHLTLANTIIFFTCGISATNSTWGGRNLLDEIGCKIILYIYWVSRGLDICTTCLLSGFQAITISPRTSRWAGVKSKLPKCVVPSFXLFWVLNLLIDINTLMYAAGPQNSTSVSITYDLNYCSIIILSMEVALVNAIFLSECDLIFVMIMSMASGYMVIVLHRHHRQVLHLHRPIRSPMQMPEVRAAKRVXVLVTLYVLLYSRQSIMLSVLLNMKEKSPLLVKAHQLLAFTFSSLCPFLVIYSDRKVIILWKREFPVHKLDLS from the exons ATGGACATCCGTGACATTTCCTTTGGGACTGTGCTGCTGTTACAGACCAGCACTGGGGTGTCAGtaaatgtcttcctcctcctgtttcatACCC CTATCTCCTTCAGTCACAAGATCGGCTCCTCAGACTTGATCTATACCCATTTGACCTTGGCCAACACCATCATTTTCTTCACTTGTGGAATCTCAGCGACCAATTCtacatggggagggagaaatttaTTGGATGAGATTGGATGTAAAATCATCTTATATATTTACTGGGTGTCCCGAGGACTtgacatctgcaccacctgcctcctgagcggcTTCCAGGCTATCACTATCAGTCCTAGAACCTCCCGGTGGGCAGGAGTCAAATCTAAATTACCCAAGTGCGTTGTCCCCTCCT GCTTGTTCTGGGTCCTCAATTTGCTCATCGACATTAATACATTGATGTACGCAGCTGGCCCCCAGAACAGCACCAGCGTTAGCATTACGTATGATCTTAATTATTGTTCTATAATCATTCTT AGTATGGAGGTTGCCCTGGTAAATGCTATTTTCCTTTCTGAATGTGATCTGATATTTGTAATGATCATGAGCatggccagcggctacatggtcATTGTCCTGCACAGGCATCACCGGCAGGTCCTACACCTCCACAGGCCCATCCGCTCCCCCATGCAGATGCCCGAGGTCCGAGCGGCCAAGAGGG ATGTCCTGGTCACCCTCTATGTCCTCCTTTACAGCCGCCAGTCCATCATGTTGAGTGTTTTACTCAATATGAAAGAAAAATCTCCTCTGCTGGTGAAAGCCCACCAGCTTTTGGCATTcaccttctcatctctctgtccaTTCCTGGTGATTTACAGCGACAGGAAGGTGATAATACTCTGGAAAAGGGAATTTCCCGTGCATAAATTGGATCTTTCGTAG